The genomic stretch TGCAGCCCGTCGAGCTGGTCACGGGCCGAGCAGGCTTTGCTGAAGGCCTTGATGGCTGCCTGCCGGGATTGCTGAAGGCTCTCCCTGGCTGAGCTGTTCTGACTCAGCCGCACGTCCGCAGCACGAGCCAGTGCAGCGGCGGAGGCCGCCCTGATCCTCGCCTGGTTCGCCTCCACGGCCTGGCTGGCCAGGGCCGTGACTTCCGCTCGTCGGGCGGCCAGATCGGCGCGTGCCCTGCCCAGGTCCTCAAGGCTGGGGAGAGCCAGCAGATCGAGGAGGACCAGCGACACCGGCAGAGCCAGGGCGGCGTCCCTGGCCCGGATCGCGCTCAGGAGCTCGGCCCTGATCCCGGCCTCAAGAGTGGCCAGAGCGGCACGGGCCGCCTGCTCGGCGTCCACGCTGGGGCGCAGGGCTTCGGCCCGCTCCGCCCTGCTCAGCCGTTGGCGGAAGTCGGCCACCGCCTCCTGTTTCGCCTCCAGTTCCGTGAGCCGCGTGAGCGCTGCCCTGCGCCGATCCCAGCGGTCGGCCAGTTTCTCGACCGCTGCCTTGGCCGTCTGAGCGGATTCAAGGGCTGCGACGGCCTGCTTCAGGTTGCTCTGGGTACCTGCCACCACCGCAGCGATCTGCTCCACCAGCCGGTCGAGGCCCTCCTGATCGTTGGGCGCCTCCATGGGTTCCGGGGCATAGGGGCTCCATTCATGGGCGGCCTGGTGGCGCAGCACCTCCAGGTCCCGGTTCTGCTCCGCCACATGGATGCGGGCGACCTTGGCGCGCTCCTCCAGCCAGCTGGCCGCCCGCTCGTAGATGACGGTGTCGAAAAGGGTTTTCAGCAGTGCCTCCCGCTCGTCGGCCCTGGCCCTCAGCACCTCCGCGAACTTGCCCTGGGGCAGCAGGATCACCTGACGGAACTGGGCGGCATCGAGGCCCACAAGGCCCTGCACCTCGCGGGTGACCTCCGTCGTGCGGCTCGCGATCGGCACCCACTCAGCTCCGATCAGCCGGAACAGGACCGCCTGAGGTGCCTTCTCGGTGGTTCCCTCCCCCCGGGACTTGGGGGCGCAATGGGCGGGTGATCGCTCCACGCGGTAGCGGGCTCCGCCACTGGAGAAGTCCAGACTCACCCGCGGCACGGCCGAGGGCTCGGCGTGATCGGATTTCAGCGCCTTCACGCTGCGGTCTCCCGACACCTCGCCATAGAGCGCGAAGCAGAGGGCATCCAGCAGGTAGGTCTTGCCGGCCCCGGTGCTGCCGTGGATCAGGAACAGGCCCTCCTGGCTGAGCGCATCGAAGCTGATCTCGACCGGCTCGGCATAGGGCCCGAAGGCCTCGATCCTGAGCAGGTGGGGTTTCACCCCTCGCCTCCCCTGGCGGCTGCCTCGAGCGCCTGCCGCAGGAGGTCGGCCTCGGCCTCGGTGGTGCTGCGTCCCTGCTGATCGGCGAAGAAGGCCGACGTGAGATCGAACGGCGAGACGGACCGGTGCACCTGCCGGTTGCGTTCGCTGGCCGAGGAGCGCAGCAGCTCAGGAGGACGATGGCGCAGTTCGGCCACGTGGGGGAAGCGCTGGCGCAGACGGGCCATGGCCTGGAGAGGCAGCACCTCGTCGGTGAGGATCACCCGCACCTTCGCCTCAACAGCCGCCTCGAACTGGGCATCACGACAGAGCTGCTCGAGGCTTCCCTCGATCGTGGCCAGCGATCGCCCCACCTCCAGGGGCTCGATCTCCACCGTCAGCTGGCCCGCGGCGTTGAGCTCCACGATCCGTACCGACTTGGTGTGGTGCTGCTCGGAAAATGAATAGGGCAGGGGGGTGCCGGAGTAGGCCATCCGAGGGCCATCAAGCTGCTGAGAGCCGTGCAGGTGGCCAAGGGCCACGTAGTCGAAACCGGCGAAGGCCTCCACACTCACCCGATCGACGTTGCCGACCGTGAGCTCTCGCTCCGATTCGGAGCTCTCCCCACCGGCCACGAAGGTGTGGGCCACCAGCACCGAGCGGTGATGCGGCCGCTGCTGAAGATCCCGCCGGATCCGCTCCAGTGCCAGTCGGGTCACCTCATCGTGGCGCAGGCGGGTCGGTGGCACCACCTCCGTTTCCTGCTCCAGGGCCCTGGCCAGGCCAGGGCCATCCACGGCCGGCTCCAGGTAGGGGAGGGGGTAGATCGCCACCGGCGAACCCCCCAGCCTCGAACTCACCAGCACAGGCTCGTGGGCCCGGCGAACGTCACCCCGGATCGTCACTCCGAAGGAGGCCAGCAGCGGGTCGTACACCGACACCCGCACATGGGAATCGTGGTTGCCGGCGATCGCCACCACCGCGGCACCGCAGTGGCGCAGCTGGGCCAGGGTGTCGTTGAACAGTTGCACCGCCTCCGCCGGTGGGATCGCCCGGTCGTAGAGGTCACCGGCGATCAGGACCGCATCGACCGCCCCATCCCTGGCCAGCTCGACGATCCGCGAGAGCGCCGCCGCCTGCTCCTGGAGCAGCGAGGCCCCGTGGAAACTGCGCCCCAGATGCCAGTCGGAGGTGTGAAGCAGGCGCATCGGCGGCAGCTCGCGCTCAGGGCCTTCCTGGCCTGACGCTACGTGGGCAGCGGCAGCTGGTGACAGGCGGCAGACTTGAAACCAACAACGGTCACCCCGGTCAACCGTGATCAAGGCTCTGTTGCTCGATCTCAATGGTGTCCTCTTCCAGGACGGCAGCGCCTGTCCGGGAGCGCAGCAAGCCGTTGACTGGCTGCGCCAGCAGGGCTACCGGCTGCGCTTCCTCACCAATACCGCCTGCCGCTCACGGGATGCGCTCCAGCGGAATCTGGAGCGGATGGGTCTGGAGTCCGCCGGCGGCGAGTTGTTCGCGGCGCCGATGGCGGCCCGTGCCTATCTGGAACGGCACGGTCTGCGTGCCCACTGCCTGGTGCACCCGGCCATCGCTCCCCTGTTCCGGGATCTGCAGGCTGACGATGACCTGGAACCAGCCACCACGGGCGTCGTGCTCGGGGATGCCCGCGATGGCCTGAGTTATGGGGCACTCAATGCCGCCTTCCACCT from Synechococcus sp. CBW1107 encodes the following:
- a CDS encoding TIGR01458 family HAD-type hydrolase, with translation MIKALLLDLNGVLFQDGSACPGAQQAVDWLRQQGYRLRFLTNTACRSRDALQRNLERMGLESAGGELFAAPMAARAYLERHGLRAHCLVHPAIAPLFRDLQADDDLEPATTGVVLGDARDGLSYGALNAAFHLVRQGCPLLAIGMNRCFREGGEWYLDAGAFVQAIAWAAQVEPIVMGKPSPAFFLELLQPLGLEPGECLMVGDDVEADVAGAMAVGIAGCLVQTGKYEDRDLDRLPEGAALIRSIAELPGLLGSWDR
- a CDS encoding exonuclease SbcCD subunit D is translated as MRLLHTSDWHLGRSFHGASLLQEQAAALSRIVELARDGAVDAVLIAGDLYDRAIPPAEAVQLFNDTLAQLRHCGAAVVAIAGNHDSHVRVSVYDPLLASFGVTIRGDVRRAHEPVLVSSRLGGSPVAIYPLPYLEPAVDGPGLARALEQETEVVPPTRLRHDEVTRLALERIRRDLQQRPHHRSVLVAHTFVAGGESSESERELTVGNVDRVSVEAFAGFDYVALGHLHGSQQLDGPRMAYSGTPLPYSFSEQHHTKSVRIVELNAAGQLTVEIEPLEVGRSLATIEGSLEQLCRDAQFEAAVEAKVRVILTDEVLPLQAMARLRQRFPHVAELRHRPPELLRSSASERNRQVHRSVSPFDLTSAFFADQQGRSTTEAEADLLRQALEAAARGGEG